One Coregonus clupeaformis isolate EN_2021a chromosome 21, ASM2061545v1, whole genome shotgun sequence DNA window includes the following coding sequences:
- the znf622 gene encoding zinc finger protein 622: MVDFRMNLPVNYDDEPSVAAFPAPTKVHATTMSSYTCISCRVAFADGEVQRAHYKTDWHRYNLKRKVADMPPVTAENFQERVLAQRATAEQQETGATVSEGCATCNKKFSSSNAYQNHLQSHKHQQAEKQALLAAQRKVERMNEKNLEKGLGDDCKVDHNAKNEALQQALKPPQRPNPEKEQASGAEGPAADKAKLEKPPRLQWFEGQAKKMEGEELATAEEEEWEDVDGEGDDDMDDDDFDEDADEAMEHEEGDGAASASHPPAFLPGAIPATDCLFCPHHSHSLLKNLAHMTKVHSFFLPDLEFLIDLKGLICYLGEKVGAGKVCLWCNEKGRSFYSTEAVQGHMTDKSHCKLFTDGDASLEFADFYDFRTSYPDQKEGEDAEMEDEALPDGKNIDYDDDTLELTLPSGAKIGHRSLMRYYKQRFGAPKTVALAHNRNAVGRVLRQYKALGWGGDMGKNSFHQNQKDMKFVQKMKSRWMLKIGMSNNSNKQTHFRLQVMF; this comes from the exons ATG GTTGACTTTAGAATGAATCTTCCTGTTAACTACGACGACGAACCTTCTGTGGCAGCCTTTCCTGCCCCCACAAAAGTTCATG CTACCACCATGTCCTCCTACACCTGCATCAGCTGTCGTGTGGCCTTTGCAGATGGCGAGGTCCAGCGTGCCCACTACAAAACCGACTGGCACCGTTACAACCTGAAACGCAAAGTTGCAGACATGCCCCCTGTGACCGCAGAGAACTTCCAGGAGCGTGTGCTAGCGCAGCGGGCCACCGCCGAACAACAGGAGACTGGCGCCACTGTCAGTGAGGGCTGTGCCACGTGCAACAAAAAGTTTTCCAGCTCCAATGCCTATCAGAACCACCTGCAGTCCCACAAGCACCAGCAGGCGGAGAAGCAGGCCTTGCTGGCAGCCCAGAGGAAAGTGGAGAGGATGAATGAGAAAAACCTGGAGAAGGGCCTCGGGGACGACTGCAAAGTGGACCACAATGCCAAGAACGAAGCACTGCAGCAGGCCCTAAAGCCACCGCAGCGGCCCAATCCGGAAAAGGAACAGGCTTCCGGGGCGGAGGGGCCAGCAGCGGATAAGGCCAAGCTGGAGAAACCGCCCAGGCTGCAGTGGTTTGAGGGGCAGGcgaagaagatggagggagaggaattGGCCACAGCAGAGGAAG AAGAGTGGGAGGATGTGGATGGCGAGGGCGACGATGACATGGATGATGATGACTTCGATGAAGATGCTGACGAAGCCATGGAGCACGAGGAAGGGGATGGTGCTGCTTCGGCCTCCCACCCCCCTGCCTTTCTACCAGGGGCCATCCCTGCCACGGACTGTTTGTTCTGCCCCCACCACTCTCACTCACTACTCAAGAACCTGGCTCACATGACCAAAGTGCACAGCTTCTTCCTGCCTGACCTGGAATTCCTAATCGACCTCAAGGGACTAATTTGCTACCTGG GAGAGAAAGTGGGCGCTGGTAAGGTGTGTCTGTGGTGTAATGAGAAAGGCCGATCCTTCTACTCCACTGAGGCCGTACAGGGCCACATGACCGACAAAAGCCACTGCAAGCTCTTCACCGACGGAGACGCGTCACTGGAGTTTGCCGACTTCTACGACTTCAG GACAAGTTATCCTGaccagaaagagggagaggatgcTGAGATGGAGGATGAAGCATTGCCAGACGGGAAGAACATAGACTACGATGACGATACGCTTGAGCTCACCCTTCCCTCAG GTGCTAAGATCGGCCACCGCTCTCTGATGCGATACTACAAGCAGCGTTTCGGTGCACCCAAGACTGTGGCATTGGCCCACAACAGGAACGCAGTGGGTCGGGTACTCAGGCAGTACAAGGCCCTGGGCTGGGGCGGAGATATGG GTAAAAACTCTTTCCATCAGAACCAGAAGGACATGAAGTTTGTCCAGAAGATGAAGTCGAGGTGGATGCTGAAGATAGGCATGAGCAACAACTCCAACAAACAGACCCACTTCAGGCTCCAAGTCATGTTCTAG